TTTCTTATGTTTTCCTCATCCTCAGCAATTAAAATTCTAATGGGCATAAAACTCCTCCTTCTTATATATATAGTATAAACAATTTATGGCAAGTCTTTAAGTAAAAAATATTAAAATTATAATTTCCTAGTAAGTAAAAAATGCATACTCTGTATGCTTCGCTAGGAAACCCTATGGTTTCCTTCGACAATTGCTATCGCAATCTGAGCACCTTCCTTTAAAGAGGCAGGGGAATTCTTCCCCTACAACCCCTTATTTTTTTACTTACCCACAGGTTTGATAATGTTATAATTTTCTAGTAAGTAAAAAATAAGCATCAACATAATTTGTTGATGCTTTATCATTATTTATACGGTTTTTTCACATAAGATGTCATAGCCCTTTTTATATAGTCTAAAGTTTTCTTTACTGCCTCATGAACTGTGTATGTTGTATTGTCATTTATAACTTTAGATAGCATACCCTGATATATAAGAAGTATCATTTCGTTTATTCCGTCCATATCTTCTTCATTAATGAAACCATCTTCCACACAGGGATATAATATAAATTTATTTCTAGAATAGATATTACCATCAGTAACCATAGGAATTAGATCTTCGAAATCACTACTTAATTCTTCTGGATAAAGAGTGTAGTATTCTCTCATGGTAGCATTTAAGTCTCCACTAAATTCATTGAAAAATATGGCTTGATATATTTTAGGGTTATTATAAGAATAATATAAGAAACACTCCCATACACCAAAAAATTTCTCCACTGAATTTGCTTTGTCCTTTAAGTAACTTGGAAGACTAAATGAATAGTACATTAAGTATTTTACAGAAGCAAAAAATACTAGATGATTCAAGTTCTTAAAATAATTATACAAAGTAGCACTATTGTATCCTGCCAAATCTGCTACCTTTCTAATGGTTACATTTTCTACGCCTTCATTTTCGATGATTTTATGGGTTGCTTCAATAAAGTATCCCATCATACGCCTTTTTCTTAAACTTTTGTTATCCATAATATATCCTTTCTATATTAAAAGAATTTCCTACTATCCTAAAATTAACCTATCTTTATATTATATCATAACCTATTAGACTTTAGGATAAGCTATTATAAGTTAAAAATTTATTTAATAAAAAAAATTTTTATACTTCTAAAATTCTGAAAGTTATGTTATTATTATATCAAAAGTAATCATGATTATAAAAGCGATTACGATTATAAAATATAATGTGATTGTTATAATTTAAACAAGAAGGGAGTGCCTGAGTTGAAGTTAGAATTAGGAAACTTTTATGTAAAAGACATCGTATTTGGAGAAGAGACTTCTTATAAAGATGGACTACTTACAGTAAACAAAGAAGAAGCGTTAAAGGTAGTATTTGAAGATGAGCATATAACAGAAGCAGACTTAGTAATTGTAAAGCCAGGTGATGAAGTTCGTATAATGCCGGTTAAGGAAGCTATTGAGCCAAGACATAGAGTAGGTGGAGGTCCAGTTTTCCCTGGAGTAACTGGAGATTTAATGCAAGCTGGAAACGGTAGAACTCACTGCCTAAAGGATTGTAGTGTATTAGTTGTAGGAAAGCATTGGGGAGGATTCCAAGACGGTCTTATAGATATGTCTGGAGAAGGTGCTAAGTACACTTTATTCTCTCAATTTATAAATATTTGTCTAGTAGCTGATACAGACGAAGAATTTGAAAAGCGTGAGCAACAAAAGAAAAACCATGCACTTAGATGGGCTGGAATGAGATTATCTGAATACTTAGGAAGCTGTGTAGCTGACATGGAGCCTGAAACATTAGATACTTATGAATTAGCTCCTGTTACTAAGAGAAGTGAAGAAGTAAACAAGCTACCAAGTGTAGTATTAGTACTTCAACCTCAATCTCAAATGGAAGAGTTAGGATACAATGACTTAAACTATGGATGGGATTGCAACAGAATGGTACCTACATTCATGCATCCAAATGAAGTTTTAGATGGAGCTATGATCTCTGGATCATTTATGCCTTGTTCATCTAAATGGTCAACTTATGACTTCCAAAACTATCAAATGATTAGAAGACTATATGCAGAACATGGGAAAACGTTAAACTTCTTAGGAGTTATAATGTCAAACTTAAATGTTGCTCTAGAGCAAAAGCAAAGAGCAGCTTTATTCGTAGCTCAAATGGCAAAATCTTTAGGAGCTGATAGTGCTATAGTAGCTGAAGAAGGATACGGAAATCCAGATGCAGACTTTATAGCTTGTGTAGTTGCATTAGAGGATGCAGGAGTTAAGACCGTAGGATTAACTAATGAGTGTACAGGTAGAGATGGAATGTCTCAACCATTAGTAACATTAGATGTTAAGGCAGATGCTATTGTATCTTGTGGTAACGTATCTGAGTTAATTAAATTACCACCAATGAAAACTGTAGTTGGTGAATTAGAAGCTTTAGCACGTGATGGTTTATCAGGTGGATGGTCAACTGACGAAGTGTTAGGATCTTCAGTAAAAGAAGATGGATCAATAGTTATGGAAAACAATGCTATGTTCTGTGGTGATAGAGTAACAGGATGGTCTACTAAGACTATGTCAGAATATTAAGGAGGTGTAGGATCAGATGAAAAAGGCAATATTATATATAAACCAATTCTTTGCAGGAATTGGAGGAGAAGATAAAGCAGATTTTGAACCAGAAATAAGAGAAAACCTAGTTGGTCCAGCATTAGCATTAAATGCAGCCCTAGGTGAAGATGTGGAAGTAACTCACACAATTATTTGTGGAGATAACTTTATGGGATCTAACCAAGATGAAGCTATTGAGAGAATACTAGGAATGTTAAACGGATTAGAGTTTGACATATTCTTTGCAGGTCCAGCATTTAGAGCAGGAAGATATGGAAGTGCGTGTGGATTCATCTGTAAGGCAGTAGAAGAAACGTTTGGAGTACCTGTAGTAACTTCTATGAACGATGAAAACCCTGGAGTTGAAATGTTCAAGAAGGATTTATACATCTTTGAAGGTGGTAAAAGTGCCGCTGCCATGAGAAAAGACATGACAAAGATGGCTAAATTCGGTAAGAAGTTATTATTTGGAGAAGAATTATTAACAGCGCAAGAGGAAGGATTCTTCGTAAGAGGTAAGAGACATCAAAGATGGTTAAAGTCAGAAGTACCAGCAGTAGATAGAGTAATAGACATGTTACTTAAGAAAATAAATGGAGAAGAATTCCAAACAGAACTTCCAATACCAGAGCAAGATCTAGTTCCTATTGCACCTGCAATTAAGGACTTATCAAAGGCAAAAATTGCTTTTGCTACTACTGGTGGTATAGTTCCTGTTGAAAATCCAGACAGAGTTCAATCAGCTTCAGCAACAAGATGGGGTAAATATGACATTAGTAATCTTGAGACTCTTCCATCTAAGGACAAAGAGTGTACAGTAGATACTGAGTACAAGTCATATAAGACTATCCATGCAGGTTTTGACCCAGCAGCAGCA
The sequence above is a segment of the Anaeromicrobium sediminis genome. Coding sequences within it:
- a CDS encoding TetR/AcrR family transcriptional regulator, with the protein product MDNKSLRKRRMMGYFIEATHKIIENEGVENVTIRKVADLAGYNSATLYNYFKNLNHLVFFASVKYLMYYSFSLPSYLKDKANSVEKFFGVWECFLYYSYNNPKIYQAIFFNEFSGDLNATMREYYTLYPEELSSDFEDLIPMVTDGNIYSRNKFILYPCVEDGFINEEDMDGINEMILLIYQGMLSKVINDNTTYTVHEAVKKTLDYIKRAMTSYVKKPYK
- a CDS encoding glycine/sarcosine/betaine reductase component B subunit; translated protein: MPELKLELGNFYVKDIVFGEETSYKDGLLTVNKEEALKVVFEDEHITEADLVIVKPGDEVRIMPVKEAIEPRHRVGGGPVFPGVTGDLMQAGNGRTHCLKDCSVLVVGKHWGGFQDGLIDMSGEGAKYTLFSQFINICLVADTDEEFEKREQQKKNHALRWAGMRLSEYLGSCVADMEPETLDTYELAPVTKRSEEVNKLPSVVLVLQPQSQMEELGYNDLNYGWDCNRMVPTFMHPNEVLDGAMISGSFMPCSSKWSTYDFQNYQMIRRLYAEHGKTLNFLGVIMSNLNVALEQKQRAALFVAQMAKSLGADSAIVAEEGYGNPDADFIACVVALEDAGVKTVGLTNECTGRDGMSQPLVTLDVKADAIVSCGNVSELIKLPPMKTVVGELEALARDGLSGGWSTDEVLGSSVKEDGSIVMENNAMFCGDRVTGWSTKTMSEY
- the grdH gene encoding betaine reductase selenoprotein B; translated protein: MKKAILYINQFFAGIGGEDKADFEPEIRENLVGPALALNAALGEDVEVTHTIICGDNFMGSNQDEAIERILGMLNGLEFDIFFAGPAFRAGRYGSACGFICKAVEETFGVPVVTSMNDENPGVEMFKKDLYIFEGGKSAAAMRKDMTKMAKFGKKLLFGEELLTAQEEGFFVRGKRHQRWLKSEVPAVDRVIDMLLKKINGEEFQTELPIPEQDLVPIAPAIKDLSKAKIAFATTGGIVPVENPDRVQSASATRWGKYDISNLETLPSKDKECTVDTEYKSYKTIHAGFDPAAADADPDVIVPLDALRAYEKEGRIGSIHNYFYTTVGTGTTEAEAARMAREIVEDLKAANVDAVIMTSTUGTCTRCGATMVKEIEKAGFTIVQMANLIPVAKTVGANRMVPTISIPYPLGDPSTSKEQQWKLRYHRVGVALEALETEIEEQTVFKVKI